A window of the Xenopus laevis strain J_2021 chromosome 9_10L, Xenopus_laevis_v10.1, whole genome shotgun sequence genome harbors these coding sequences:
- the LOC108701078 gene encoding (E3-independent) E2 ubiquitin-conjugating enzyme UBE2O isoform X2 has product MGSTMLPLLENLTASTTMDPNSMMMELYSFIHDWTLEHELELEDRSLVPRDVVRRMSKKDSQCGTVIDMNIDCLVKVLGTNLFLPRVNSKELYNIWPIMYGDYIAYDFWLGKVYDLKKQVVLKLSNGARCSMSTKDASKLCDVCPHASDSGLSFDDSYGFYPGQALIGPSKVFSRVQWLSGVKPVLSVKSKFRVGVEEVQVTELRVTWITKSLGGTDCMDPPPAVITQENLSRVKRLGSFDHTQRQLGERCLYIFPTKVEGTKNLCESFEKNCLLGEVTVTRKQVDKLREKQKVKIISRIASSTTSFQSGSGTGRKKSIPLSIRNLKRKHKKKKKSKVFIEFKHGDRVAVEIITTVTTADVMWQDGSVETNIQSNELVPIQHLYTNEFFPGDFVVDKRTRAAQDPSIYGVVQCGDHKGRTCVVKWIKLNSEGDDTEVVGEEENVSVYDIVDHPDFQFRATDIVICIGSSDPEAFPDARQPSVGQVACVDVSSKVEVIWADNSRTMVLPQHLYNVESELKKNFYVDSSSSGASSDEWEDMSDSWETDNGLKDSSSSGASSDEWEDMSNSWETDNGLTDSSSSGASSDELEYTSDSWETANGLTDSSSSSASSDKLEYTSESWETANGLTDSSSSGTSSDEWEDMSDSWETDNGLTDSSSSGASSDEWEDMSDSWETNNGLTEDVFPLAAGEEAAATQNENTPAEPLQEPVQDEPEQSAVRSEWPSDTLGTIFTSAKGEVISLLETAPESHAFKKLEFQAPKAKKFLSTVYKEMALLATSLPDGIMVKTFEDRMDLFSAFIKGPTHTPYEDGLFLFDMQLPSSYPAVPPLCRYLSQCRGNLNPNLYDNGKVCVSLLGTWIGKGTERWTSKSNLLQVLISIQGLILVNEPYYNEAGFDRDRGLQEGYENSRCYNEMALIRVVQSMTHLLRRPVEVFQVEICEHFKSNGWRLAHRIENWLETNSMVERGDKLTNGQEHPCIVPYSSTEPECTPDPTLDSKDLDDSGCGASTMSPGESQQLSDLQSTSKGAMGGVTLSEEPRGAAGGGQPSVKPKKHRKSYRSFLPDKLGFPDVGFPLFPLSKGFIKRIQRVLAQYKASLLEVGISEPRGGRLTLPL; this is encoded by the exons GCGGCACAGTGATCGATATGAACATAGACTGCTTAGTGAAAGTGCTGGGTACCAACCTCTTCCTCCCCCGGGTCAACAGCAAGGAGCTGTACAACATTTGG CCTATCATGTATGGGGATTACATTGCTTATGATTTCTGGCTGGGCAAAGTGTACGATCTGAAGAAACAGGTTGTCCTCAAGCTGTCCAACGGAGCCAG ATGTTCTATGAGCACCAAGGATGCATCCAAACTGTGTGATGTCTGCCCCCATGCCAGCGACTCG GGGCTGTCCTTTGACGACTCTTATGGCTTTTATCCTGGTCAAGCACTAATTGGCCCCTCCAAGGTGTTCTCCCGTGTACAGTGGCTCTCTGGGGTCAAGCCGGTTCTGAGTGTGAAGAGCAAGTTTCGTGTGGGGGTGGAAGAG GTGCAGGTAACCGAACTACGAGTTACTTGGATTACGAAAAGTCTTGGGGGCACCGATTGCATGGATCCACCACCCGCTGTAATTACTCAGGAGAACCTGTCTAG AGTGAAAAGACTGGGGTCCTTTGACCACACGCAGAGGCAGCTGGGAGAGAGGTGTCTGTATATCTTTCCGACTAAAGTGGAAGGTACAAAAAATCTGTGTGAAAGTTTTGAGAAGAACTGCTTGCTGGGGGAGGTCACAGTCACCAGAAAG CAGGTGGACAAGCTACGGGAGAAGCAGAAAGTCAAGATAATCTCGCGTATTGCCAGCTCTACAACATCTTTCCAAAGTGGCAGTGGGACTGGGCGCAAGAAGAGCATTCCCCTGTCCATCCGAAATCTTAAAAGGAaacataagaagaagaaaaagagcaAAGTGTTCATAGAGTTCAAACATGGGGACAG AGTGGCTGTAGAGATTATAACTACTGTGACCACGGCTGATGTCATGTGGCAAGATGGAAGTGTTGAGACCAACATCCAGTCAAATGAATTGGTGCCAATCCAGCATCTGTATACCAATGAGTTCTTCCCAGGCGACTTTGTAGTTGACAAGAGAA CCCGTGCTGCCCAGGATCCCAGTATATATGGTGTGGTGCAGTGTGGGGATCACAAAGGACGTACTTGTGTGGTAAAATGGATTAAGCTCAATTCGGAAGGGGATGATACTGAA gTTGTTGGGGAAGAGGAGAATGTCAGCGTGTATGATATTGTTGACCATCCAGATTTCCAATTTCGAGCCACAGACATAGTGATCTGCATTGGCAGCTCTGATCCAGAAGCCTTCCCTGATGCCAGACag CCCTCTGTGGGACAGGTCGCTTGTGTGGATGTGAGTAGCAAGGTAGAAGTGATCTGGGCTGATAATTCCAGGACAATGGTCCTTCCACAG CATTTGTATAATGTGGAATCAGAGCTGAAGAAGAATTTTTATGTGGACAGCAGCTCCAGTGGCGCATCATCTGATGAATGGGAGGATATGAGTgacagctgggaaacggacaatggACTGAAGGACAGCAGCTCCAGTGGCGCATCATCTGATGAATGGGAGGATATGAGCaacagctgggaaacggacaatggACTGACAGACAGCAGCTCCAGTGGCGCATCATCTGATGAATTAGAGTATACGAGCGACAGCTGGGAGACGGCCAATGGACTGACGGACAGCAGCTCCAGTAGCGCATCATCTGATAAATTGGAGTATACGAGCGAAAGCTGGGAGACGGCCAATGGACTGACGGACAGCAGCTCCAGTGGCACATCATCTGATGAATGGGAGGATATGAGCgacagctgggaaacggacaatggACTGACGGACAGCAGCTCCAGTGGCGCATCATCTGATGAATGGGAGGATATGAGCGACAGCTGGGAAACAAACAATGGACTGACGGAGGATGTGTTCCCTCTGGCAGCAGGGGAGGAGGCTGCAGCTACACAGAATGAGAACACCCCTGCAGAGCCGTTGCAAGAACCAGTGCAAGATGAGCCAGAACAAAGTGCTGTCCGTTCAGAATGGCCCAGTGATACACTTGGAACTATCTTCACCAGCGCCAAAGGAGAAGTGATCTCTTTGCTTGAAACTGCACCAG AGAGTCACGCCTTTAAGAAACTGGAGTTTCAAGCACCAAAAGCAAAGAAGTTCTTAAGTACTGTGTATAAAGAGATGGCTCTTCTGGCTACTTCACTTCCTGATGGCATTATGGTGAAGACCTTTGAAGACCGAATG GATCTGTTCTCTGCATTTATTAAAGGGCCAACACACACCCCATATGAAGACGGCCTTTTCTTGTTCGACATGCAGCTTCCAAGTAGTTACCCGGCAGTGCCCCCTTTGTGCCGTTACTTGTCTCAGTGCCGTGGGAATCTAAACCCAAACCTCTATGACAATGGGAAAGTGTGCGTCAGCCTTCTGGGGACCTGGATAGGAAAG GGTACAGAGAGGTGGACCAGCAAGTCCAATCTCCTGCAGGTCCTAATCTCTATTCAAG GCCTTATTTTAGTGAATGAGCCGTACTACAATGAAGCAGGTTTTGACCGTGACCGTGGCTTACAGGAAGGCTACGAGAACAGCCGATGTTACAATGAGATGGCGCTTATTCGTGTAGTCCAGTCTATGACGCACCTGCTACGAAGACCAGTGGAGGTTTTCCAAGTGGAGATCTGTGAGCACTTTAAGAGCAATGGTTGGCGCCTGGCCCATCGCATAGAGAACTGGTTAGAAACCAATTCAATGGTAGAAAGAGGAGACAAGCTTACAAATGGGCAGGAGCACCCATGTATAGTGCCATACAGCTCTACTGAGCCCGAGTGCACCCCAGATCCAACTCTTGATTCCAAGGACCTGGATGATTCTGGATGTGGTGCCTCCACCATGTCACCTGGGGAATCCCAGCAATTGTCTGACTTGCAAAGCACAAGCAAAGGCGCTATGGGGGGTGTTACCCTCTCAGAAGAGCCAAGAGGAGCAGCTGGGGGTGGGCAGCCCAGTGTTAAACCAAAGAAGCACAGAAAGAGCTATCGTAGCTTCCTCCCTGACAAACTGGGCTTCCCTGATGTTGGGTTTCCCCTCTTTCCCTTGTCCAAGGGCTTCATCAAGCGCATTCAGCGTGTTCTGGCTCAGTACAAAGCTTCCCTCTTGGAAGTGGGAATCTCAGAGCCTCGCGGAGGCAGACTGACGCTACCATTATAA
- the LOC108701078 gene encoding (E3-independent) E2 ubiquitin-conjugating enzyme UBE2O isoform X1, with amino-acid sequence MGSTMLPLLENLTASTTMDPNSMMMELYSFIHDWTLEHELELEDRSLVPRDVVRRMSKKDSQCGTVIDMNIDCLVKVLGTNLFLPRVNSKELYNIWPIMYGDYIAYDFWLGKVYDLKKQVVLKLSNGARCSMSTKDASKLCDVCPHASDSGLSFDDSYGFYPGQALIGPSKVFSRVQWLSGVKPVLSVKSKFRVGVEEVQVTELRVTWITKSLGGTDCMDPPPAVITQENLSRVKRLGSFDHTQRQLGERCLYIFPTKVEGTKNLCESFEKNCLLGEVTVTRKQVDKLREKQKVKIISRIASSTTSFQSGSGTGRKKSIPLSIRNLKRKHKKKKKSKVFIEFKHGDRVAVEIITTVTTADVMWQDGSVETNIQSNELVPIQHLYTNEFFPGDFVVDKRIRFCFAPIARAAQDPSIYGVVQCGDHKGRTCVVKWIKLNSEGDDTEVVGEEENVSVYDIVDHPDFQFRATDIVICIGSSDPEAFPDARQPSVGQVACVDVSSKVEVIWADNSRTMVLPQHLYNVESELKKNFYVDSSSSGASSDEWEDMSDSWETDNGLKDSSSSGASSDEWEDMSNSWETDNGLTDSSSSGASSDELEYTSDSWETANGLTDSSSSSASSDKLEYTSESWETANGLTDSSSSGTSSDEWEDMSDSWETDNGLTDSSSSGASSDEWEDMSDSWETNNGLTEDVFPLAAGEEAAATQNENTPAEPLQEPVQDEPEQSAVRSEWPSDTLGTIFTSAKGEVISLLETAPESHAFKKLEFQAPKAKKFLSTVYKEMALLATSLPDGIMVKTFEDRMDLFSAFIKGPTHTPYEDGLFLFDMQLPSSYPAVPPLCRYLSQCRGNLNPNLYDNGKVCVSLLGTWIGKGTERWTSKSNLLQVLISIQGLILVNEPYYNEAGFDRDRGLQEGYENSRCYNEMALIRVVQSMTHLLRRPVEVFQVEICEHFKSNGWRLAHRIENWLETNSMVERGDKLTNGQEHPCIVPYSSTEPECTPDPTLDSKDLDDSGCGASTMSPGESQQLSDLQSTSKGAMGGVTLSEEPRGAAGGGQPSVKPKKHRKSYRSFLPDKLGFPDVGFPLFPLSKGFIKRIQRVLAQYKASLLEVGISEPRGGRLTLPL; translated from the exons GCGGCACAGTGATCGATATGAACATAGACTGCTTAGTGAAAGTGCTGGGTACCAACCTCTTCCTCCCCCGGGTCAACAGCAAGGAGCTGTACAACATTTGG CCTATCATGTATGGGGATTACATTGCTTATGATTTCTGGCTGGGCAAAGTGTACGATCTGAAGAAACAGGTTGTCCTCAAGCTGTCCAACGGAGCCAG ATGTTCTATGAGCACCAAGGATGCATCCAAACTGTGTGATGTCTGCCCCCATGCCAGCGACTCG GGGCTGTCCTTTGACGACTCTTATGGCTTTTATCCTGGTCAAGCACTAATTGGCCCCTCCAAGGTGTTCTCCCGTGTACAGTGGCTCTCTGGGGTCAAGCCGGTTCTGAGTGTGAAGAGCAAGTTTCGTGTGGGGGTGGAAGAG GTGCAGGTAACCGAACTACGAGTTACTTGGATTACGAAAAGTCTTGGGGGCACCGATTGCATGGATCCACCACCCGCTGTAATTACTCAGGAGAACCTGTCTAG AGTGAAAAGACTGGGGTCCTTTGACCACACGCAGAGGCAGCTGGGAGAGAGGTGTCTGTATATCTTTCCGACTAAAGTGGAAGGTACAAAAAATCTGTGTGAAAGTTTTGAGAAGAACTGCTTGCTGGGGGAGGTCACAGTCACCAGAAAG CAGGTGGACAAGCTACGGGAGAAGCAGAAAGTCAAGATAATCTCGCGTATTGCCAGCTCTACAACATCTTTCCAAAGTGGCAGTGGGACTGGGCGCAAGAAGAGCATTCCCCTGTCCATCCGAAATCTTAAAAGGAaacataagaagaagaaaaagagcaAAGTGTTCATAGAGTTCAAACATGGGGACAG AGTGGCTGTAGAGATTATAACTACTGTGACCACGGCTGATGTCATGTGGCAAGATGGAAGTGTTGAGACCAACATCCAGTCAAATGAATTGGTGCCAATCCAGCATCTGTATACCAATGAGTTCTTCCCAGGCGACTTTGTAGTTGACAAGAGAA tTAGATTCTGTTTTGCCCCAATAGCCCGTGCTGCCCAGGATCCCAGTATATATGGTGTGGTGCAGTGTGGGGATCACAAAGGACGTACTTGTGTGGTAAAATGGATTAAGCTCAATTCGGAAGGGGATGATACTGAA gTTGTTGGGGAAGAGGAGAATGTCAGCGTGTATGATATTGTTGACCATCCAGATTTCCAATTTCGAGCCACAGACATAGTGATCTGCATTGGCAGCTCTGATCCAGAAGCCTTCCCTGATGCCAGACag CCCTCTGTGGGACAGGTCGCTTGTGTGGATGTGAGTAGCAAGGTAGAAGTGATCTGGGCTGATAATTCCAGGACAATGGTCCTTCCACAG CATTTGTATAATGTGGAATCAGAGCTGAAGAAGAATTTTTATGTGGACAGCAGCTCCAGTGGCGCATCATCTGATGAATGGGAGGATATGAGTgacagctgggaaacggacaatggACTGAAGGACAGCAGCTCCAGTGGCGCATCATCTGATGAATGGGAGGATATGAGCaacagctgggaaacggacaatggACTGACAGACAGCAGCTCCAGTGGCGCATCATCTGATGAATTAGAGTATACGAGCGACAGCTGGGAGACGGCCAATGGACTGACGGACAGCAGCTCCAGTAGCGCATCATCTGATAAATTGGAGTATACGAGCGAAAGCTGGGAGACGGCCAATGGACTGACGGACAGCAGCTCCAGTGGCACATCATCTGATGAATGGGAGGATATGAGCgacagctgggaaacggacaatggACTGACGGACAGCAGCTCCAGTGGCGCATCATCTGATGAATGGGAGGATATGAGCGACAGCTGGGAAACAAACAATGGACTGACGGAGGATGTGTTCCCTCTGGCAGCAGGGGAGGAGGCTGCAGCTACACAGAATGAGAACACCCCTGCAGAGCCGTTGCAAGAACCAGTGCAAGATGAGCCAGAACAAAGTGCTGTCCGTTCAGAATGGCCCAGTGATACACTTGGAACTATCTTCACCAGCGCCAAAGGAGAAGTGATCTCTTTGCTTGAAACTGCACCAG AGAGTCACGCCTTTAAGAAACTGGAGTTTCAAGCACCAAAAGCAAAGAAGTTCTTAAGTACTGTGTATAAAGAGATGGCTCTTCTGGCTACTTCACTTCCTGATGGCATTATGGTGAAGACCTTTGAAGACCGAATG GATCTGTTCTCTGCATTTATTAAAGGGCCAACACACACCCCATATGAAGACGGCCTTTTCTTGTTCGACATGCAGCTTCCAAGTAGTTACCCGGCAGTGCCCCCTTTGTGCCGTTACTTGTCTCAGTGCCGTGGGAATCTAAACCCAAACCTCTATGACAATGGGAAAGTGTGCGTCAGCCTTCTGGGGACCTGGATAGGAAAG GGTACAGAGAGGTGGACCAGCAAGTCCAATCTCCTGCAGGTCCTAATCTCTATTCAAG GCCTTATTTTAGTGAATGAGCCGTACTACAATGAAGCAGGTTTTGACCGTGACCGTGGCTTACAGGAAGGCTACGAGAACAGCCGATGTTACAATGAGATGGCGCTTATTCGTGTAGTCCAGTCTATGACGCACCTGCTACGAAGACCAGTGGAGGTTTTCCAAGTGGAGATCTGTGAGCACTTTAAGAGCAATGGTTGGCGCCTGGCCCATCGCATAGAGAACTGGTTAGAAACCAATTCAATGGTAGAAAGAGGAGACAAGCTTACAAATGGGCAGGAGCACCCATGTATAGTGCCATACAGCTCTACTGAGCCCGAGTGCACCCCAGATCCAACTCTTGATTCCAAGGACCTGGATGATTCTGGATGTGGTGCCTCCACCATGTCACCTGGGGAATCCCAGCAATTGTCTGACTTGCAAAGCACAAGCAAAGGCGCTATGGGGGGTGTTACCCTCTCAGAAGAGCCAAGAGGAGCAGCTGGGGGTGGGCAGCCCAGTGTTAAACCAAAGAAGCACAGAAAGAGCTATCGTAGCTTCCTCCCTGACAAACTGGGCTTCCCTGATGTTGGGTTTCCCCTCTTTCCCTTGTCCAAGGGCTTCATCAAGCGCATTCAGCGTGTTCTGGCTCAGTACAAAGCTTCCCTCTTGGAAGTGGGAATCTCAGAGCCTCGCGGAGGCAGACTGACGCTACCATTATAA
- the LOC108701078 gene encoding (E3-independent) E2 ubiquitin-conjugating enzyme UBE2O isoform X3: MSKKDSQCGTVIDMNIDCLVKVLGTNLFLPRVNSKELYNIWPIMYGDYIAYDFWLGKVYDLKKQVVLKLSNGARCSMSTKDASKLCDVCPHASDSGLSFDDSYGFYPGQALIGPSKVFSRVQWLSGVKPVLSVKSKFRVGVEEVQVTELRVTWITKSLGGTDCMDPPPAVITQENLSRVKRLGSFDHTQRQLGERCLYIFPTKVEGTKNLCESFEKNCLLGEVTVTRKQVDKLREKQKVKIISRIASSTTSFQSGSGTGRKKSIPLSIRNLKRKHKKKKKSKVFIEFKHGDRVAVEIITTVTTADVMWQDGSVETNIQSNELVPIQHLYTNEFFPGDFVVDKRIRFCFAPIARAAQDPSIYGVVQCGDHKGRTCVVKWIKLNSEGDDTEVVGEEENVSVYDIVDHPDFQFRATDIVICIGSSDPEAFPDARQPSVGQVACVDVSSKVEVIWADNSRTMVLPQHLYNVESELKKNFYVDSSSSGASSDEWEDMSDSWETDNGLKDSSSSGASSDEWEDMSNSWETDNGLTDSSSSGASSDELEYTSDSWETANGLTDSSSSSASSDKLEYTSESWETANGLTDSSSSGTSSDEWEDMSDSWETDNGLTDSSSSGASSDEWEDMSDSWETNNGLTEDVFPLAAGEEAAATQNENTPAEPLQEPVQDEPEQSAVRSEWPSDTLGTIFTSAKGEVISLLETAPESHAFKKLEFQAPKAKKFLSTVYKEMALLATSLPDGIMVKTFEDRMDLFSAFIKGPTHTPYEDGLFLFDMQLPSSYPAVPPLCRYLSQCRGNLNPNLYDNGKVCVSLLGTWIGKGTERWTSKSNLLQVLISIQGLILVNEPYYNEAGFDRDRGLQEGYENSRCYNEMALIRVVQSMTHLLRRPVEVFQVEICEHFKSNGWRLAHRIENWLETNSMVERGDKLTNGQEHPCIVPYSSTEPECTPDPTLDSKDLDDSGCGASTMSPGESQQLSDLQSTSKGAMGGVTLSEEPRGAAGGGQPSVKPKKHRKSYRSFLPDKLGFPDVGFPLFPLSKGFIKRIQRVLAQYKASLLEVGISEPRGGRLTLPL; encoded by the exons GCGGCACAGTGATCGATATGAACATAGACTGCTTAGTGAAAGTGCTGGGTACCAACCTCTTCCTCCCCCGGGTCAACAGCAAGGAGCTGTACAACATTTGG CCTATCATGTATGGGGATTACATTGCTTATGATTTCTGGCTGGGCAAAGTGTACGATCTGAAGAAACAGGTTGTCCTCAAGCTGTCCAACGGAGCCAG ATGTTCTATGAGCACCAAGGATGCATCCAAACTGTGTGATGTCTGCCCCCATGCCAGCGACTCG GGGCTGTCCTTTGACGACTCTTATGGCTTTTATCCTGGTCAAGCACTAATTGGCCCCTCCAAGGTGTTCTCCCGTGTACAGTGGCTCTCTGGGGTCAAGCCGGTTCTGAGTGTGAAGAGCAAGTTTCGTGTGGGGGTGGAAGAG GTGCAGGTAACCGAACTACGAGTTACTTGGATTACGAAAAGTCTTGGGGGCACCGATTGCATGGATCCACCACCCGCTGTAATTACTCAGGAGAACCTGTCTAG AGTGAAAAGACTGGGGTCCTTTGACCACACGCAGAGGCAGCTGGGAGAGAGGTGTCTGTATATCTTTCCGACTAAAGTGGAAGGTACAAAAAATCTGTGTGAAAGTTTTGAGAAGAACTGCTTGCTGGGGGAGGTCACAGTCACCAGAAAG CAGGTGGACAAGCTACGGGAGAAGCAGAAAGTCAAGATAATCTCGCGTATTGCCAGCTCTACAACATCTTTCCAAAGTGGCAGTGGGACTGGGCGCAAGAAGAGCATTCCCCTGTCCATCCGAAATCTTAAAAGGAaacataagaagaagaaaaagagcaAAGTGTTCATAGAGTTCAAACATGGGGACAG AGTGGCTGTAGAGATTATAACTACTGTGACCACGGCTGATGTCATGTGGCAAGATGGAAGTGTTGAGACCAACATCCAGTCAAATGAATTGGTGCCAATCCAGCATCTGTATACCAATGAGTTCTTCCCAGGCGACTTTGTAGTTGACAAGAGAA tTAGATTCTGTTTTGCCCCAATAGCCCGTGCTGCCCAGGATCCCAGTATATATGGTGTGGTGCAGTGTGGGGATCACAAAGGACGTACTTGTGTGGTAAAATGGATTAAGCTCAATTCGGAAGGGGATGATACTGAA gTTGTTGGGGAAGAGGAGAATGTCAGCGTGTATGATATTGTTGACCATCCAGATTTCCAATTTCGAGCCACAGACATAGTGATCTGCATTGGCAGCTCTGATCCAGAAGCCTTCCCTGATGCCAGACag CCCTCTGTGGGACAGGTCGCTTGTGTGGATGTGAGTAGCAAGGTAGAAGTGATCTGGGCTGATAATTCCAGGACAATGGTCCTTCCACAG CATTTGTATAATGTGGAATCAGAGCTGAAGAAGAATTTTTATGTGGACAGCAGCTCCAGTGGCGCATCATCTGATGAATGGGAGGATATGAGTgacagctgggaaacggacaatggACTGAAGGACAGCAGCTCCAGTGGCGCATCATCTGATGAATGGGAGGATATGAGCaacagctgggaaacggacaatggACTGACAGACAGCAGCTCCAGTGGCGCATCATCTGATGAATTAGAGTATACGAGCGACAGCTGGGAGACGGCCAATGGACTGACGGACAGCAGCTCCAGTAGCGCATCATCTGATAAATTGGAGTATACGAGCGAAAGCTGGGAGACGGCCAATGGACTGACGGACAGCAGCTCCAGTGGCACATCATCTGATGAATGGGAGGATATGAGCgacagctgggaaacggacaatggACTGACGGACAGCAGCTCCAGTGGCGCATCATCTGATGAATGGGAGGATATGAGCGACAGCTGGGAAACAAACAATGGACTGACGGAGGATGTGTTCCCTCTGGCAGCAGGGGAGGAGGCTGCAGCTACACAGAATGAGAACACCCCTGCAGAGCCGTTGCAAGAACCAGTGCAAGATGAGCCAGAACAAAGTGCTGTCCGTTCAGAATGGCCCAGTGATACACTTGGAACTATCTTCACCAGCGCCAAAGGAGAAGTGATCTCTTTGCTTGAAACTGCACCAG AGAGTCACGCCTTTAAGAAACTGGAGTTTCAAGCACCAAAAGCAAAGAAGTTCTTAAGTACTGTGTATAAAGAGATGGCTCTTCTGGCTACTTCACTTCCTGATGGCATTATGGTGAAGACCTTTGAAGACCGAATG GATCTGTTCTCTGCATTTATTAAAGGGCCAACACACACCCCATATGAAGACGGCCTTTTCTTGTTCGACATGCAGCTTCCAAGTAGTTACCCGGCAGTGCCCCCTTTGTGCCGTTACTTGTCTCAGTGCCGTGGGAATCTAAACCCAAACCTCTATGACAATGGGAAAGTGTGCGTCAGCCTTCTGGGGACCTGGATAGGAAAG GGTACAGAGAGGTGGACCAGCAAGTCCAATCTCCTGCAGGTCCTAATCTCTATTCAAG GCCTTATTTTAGTGAATGAGCCGTACTACAATGAAGCAGGTTTTGACCGTGACCGTGGCTTACAGGAAGGCTACGAGAACAGCCGATGTTACAATGAGATGGCGCTTATTCGTGTAGTCCAGTCTATGACGCACCTGCTACGAAGACCAGTGGAGGTTTTCCAAGTGGAGATCTGTGAGCACTTTAAGAGCAATGGTTGGCGCCTGGCCCATCGCATAGAGAACTGGTTAGAAACCAATTCAATGGTAGAAAGAGGAGACAAGCTTACAAATGGGCAGGAGCACCCATGTATAGTGCCATACAGCTCTACTGAGCCCGAGTGCACCCCAGATCCAACTCTTGATTCCAAGGACCTGGATGATTCTGGATGTGGTGCCTCCACCATGTCACCTGGGGAATCCCAGCAATTGTCTGACTTGCAAAGCACAAGCAAAGGCGCTATGGGGGGTGTTACCCTCTCAGAAGAGCCAAGAGGAGCAGCTGGGGGTGGGCAGCCCAGTGTTAAACCAAAGAAGCACAGAAAGAGCTATCGTAGCTTCCTCCCTGACAAACTGGGCTTCCCTGATGTTGGGTTTCCCCTCTTTCCCTTGTCCAAGGGCTTCATCAAGCGCATTCAGCGTGTTCTGGCTCAGTACAAAGCTTCCCTCTTGGAAGTGGGAATCTCAGAGCCTCGCGGAGGCAGACTGACGCTACCATTATAA